Below is a genomic region from Campylobacter geochelonis.
TTACTAAGTCCTGGTATAGCAGAAACGTTTGTGTCTGAAGTGATTGTGAAGTGAGAGGTTTGGTTGGTTAAATTTGGTAGTTGGTTGGTTTTATAAAGATATGCAAGTATAGTTATAAATATAACAGCTATGGTTATGATAAAATTTTTAGATGTTTGGTTCAAATTTAGTCCTTATTTTATAAAGTTATGTTTTATACCTGTTTTTATATAGAAATTTACCTTGTAATTCTACATCAATGGAAGTTAAATGCTCTTTAAATTTATGTTATTTTAATAATTTTTTAATATAAATTTAAAGGGAATTTAGATGTTGAATTTATGCTGATTTTAAATAATTATATAGATAGGCTGTATTATCTCCATCTTTTATAGTTAAGCTTTCTTTGCCTTTACCACCATAGATGGTATTTTTACCTAAATTTATCTCTACTGTGTTAGTACTATCTTTAGTATCTAAGTCTAAGCCATCTATGCTATCTTTATGGGTATAAACTATATGTCCTTTGCCACCATTTATAGTTATAGTATCATTTCCACTTCCTGTAAATACATTGTTTAACTCTGCACCACTGATACTTACTTTATCATCTCCATCTTTAGTAAAGATGTCGCTTTTAGCTTCATTTGAAGTTACTATATCTTGTGCTTTAGAGCCATATACTGTGTTATTTCCGTTAGTTAAATTTATAGTATTTATATCATCTTTACTATCTTTATCTTCTTGGCTTGTGTTATCTAATCCTGTATAGATAGTGTTTTCTCCACCATTTGTATTTACACTATCGCTTCCAGCTCCTAAGTAGATAGTGTTTTTACCTTTGGTTGTATTTACACTATCATCACTATCTTTAGAATATATAGCATTTACTCCATCATCTACAGTTATGTTATCAACTCCTTTAGAGCCATATATTTGATCATTACCTTTACCTGAGTTTACAGTATTAGTAGTGTTAGAATCTTCTTTATCATTTCCATCATCTATTTTTGCATTTGTATAGATGATATCATTACCATCTCCTGTAGTTATAGTATCACAACCAAGACCGGATTCGATGTAGGCTGTACCAGATCCACTAGATGTTATCCTGTCATTATTAGAATATCCAAAAATAATTTGTTGTTTTGATGATACAGTGGCGAACTCTTGGTCTACAAAGGTTACATATATATTATTTTCACTTACAACTTTTTTATTAGTAGCTATATCTTTATAGTTTATACCATTTTTTAAAGATGCACCAAATTCTTGGTGTAAATACTCATCTAAAAATTTTACTCTATAGTTTAAATGCTTTTCAGAATATATAGAAAGCTCCGTATAATCACCATCATCTGGATATCCTTCGTTAGATAAAGCATAGCCTTTTAACTCTTTCAAACAAAGTGCGGCAAATTTTTTTCTAACACTATCTTTTAAATCTTCCAAAATATGCTTTGACCTGTTTATATAATAATTTGTCATAAGCTCGTAAGCATCTGCTTTTTTTGCTTTTGCAATATAGGTTTTTTTACTATAAGGGTAGTCTGTTTGTATTAACAACGAAGCTATTTTTCTCTCTGAAAAATTTCTAAACTCGAAAGTATTTGGCAATAATTGATTTTCCATATATTCCTTATGATAAACAATTTCTACCGACTCTTTATTAATAGAACCAATTTCATTACTAATAGATAAAACTACCCTCCTAAGTCCGGCATCTATATCTGCTTTTATTTTACTCCACACACCACCTAGTATGGTATGGAAATTAGAACTTGGATTTGCTATTATGTATTTTCTCTCTGTTATAGATGAATTTTGAGCCGAATTTACATCGTAGTAATCAATTTGTATTATATGATTTTGAACGAAAATATTTTTAATATCTACAATTTGAGATATAGCTCCTGTAATAACATTTTTAGTCATCATAAACTCTACTGCAACTCCAGCAGCTACTTTAGCAAGATATAATATCTCTCGTCTATTTTCATCATAATGTAAACTCCTACCCAACTCTTTACTAGTTCCATCAAATATATCATAATTAAACTTTTTTACCTCAGTAGCAGTAAGCAAGTCTATAGCGACTCCAGCTGCACCAAACAAAAAGCCCATTGTTTGTTTTCTTAATATCATTTCAGCTTCGGTCTCTGTTTTTGCGTCGCTTAAAATATCCTCATAAAATGCTTGAAGTTTTGCTACAACACCCTTAGCAAAATCCAAATCATCACCACCAACAAAACCTTTAATAATATCAGTAGTCCCGTTTACTCTTTTTTCAATAAATTCCTCTTTGTTAAACTCAGTCATAAATTTATCCTTATCTCATTATAATAATGTTACTACTAGGTTTAGTCTCATTTCTATCAACATATACCGACTCATTGGAATCCGTTGGTTTATCATCATATTCGAAAAAATTAAATATCTGCATTCTATTTTCTTTCATATGTCTATAGTTAACAAACTCTTTTGTTCCCTTAAATATTCCTTTTCTGTCTTTACTCCTTCGCCACTCAAAGATATCAGCTATGGATGAAAAATTTAAACTCATATAATCTTCTCCGCAAAAATTTCCAAAATCTCTAATGGCTCTAGTATAAAAATTGAAATCTTCTAGCTGCTTATTATCCAATCTTCTGCCGCTTTTACCAAACTCTTTTAATATCTCTTCATAATTCATCTTTGCAACATCTGTAGAATATAATTTTTTTATTTCATCTTCCTTTGGATTTTTATCAAGTATATTAAAATATATCATGTCATATTTAAACATTACCGCATATCTAAAATCACCAATACAAATTTTCATCTCATATTCTAACATTCCTTTACTTGGCTGCCCAGCAATGTTGTATTCTAAAAACAAATCAAGCATCTTTTCATGATTTGGAACTTTTTCCATTCGACGATATAATGAAAAAGAATAAAACTGATAATCCATAAAAAGCTCAACACCCATATACTTAATACTTGTGCTTTCATTTTCTATCATTCTATCTATCTCTTCACTACTATAAAAATCATAATATGAGTTAGCACACTCTGCGATATCACCATAATTACAATAAGGTAGTGGACGGTAACCACTCTCTAGTGCCATTCTTGCTATTTCGATTAAATTGTGTTGCAAAAGATAATCAAACAAACTAAAACCTGCTTTGCCTTTTGCTACTTTTTGATACCAGTTATATTCGTACACAAGCTCTGTTCTATCATCATAAAACTTTACATCTTTTAAACTGCTATTTCCAGGGCTTAAAAGATATCCCTGAACAAAATCAACCTCTTCAAATCTAACTCCATGCTCAAATAAATCTTTGACCACTCCAACGCAATTCATTGAAATAGCATAAGCCATAGGACTTAAACCATATTTATCTTTCTTGTGTATATCAGCTCCAAGTTTTATAAGTTCTCTTGTAGTGTTTTCATCATTATAAAAACTCGAATACATCAAAGGCGTAACGCCATAGTGAAGCGGTGTATCTACACTTATATTATTATCTTTTATAAATAACAAAATATTAGCCGTATCTTTACTTTTTAAAATTTGACGAAAGTTTTCCATAAAAGGGTTATTTCTTACCTCATTTACATCTATATCCCAATACCTAAAAGAAAAGCTATCAACCTCTTCTTGAGTTACATACTTACTAAGTCCTGGTATAGCAGAAACGTTTGTATCTGAAGTGATTGTGAAGTGAGAGGTTTGATTTAGTTTATACTCATTATATAGTAGCTTAGCTACTAAAAGTATTATTAATATGGCTAAGAATTTAAATACCTTTTTCAATTTTTTCCTTTTAGTAAATTTATATAATTTTTAATATTCATTTTATCTATTTCAAAAACTTAAATTTGATGTATTGTTGTTTTAAATTTAATTATACTAAATATATCTATGTTAAATTTATATAGAAATTTGCCTTGTAATTCTACATCAATGGAAGTTAAATGCTCTTTAAATTTATGTTATTTTAATGATGTTTTAATATGAATTTAAAGAGAATTTTTATTAGTCGTATATATGATTTGAAAATCTTTGATATTTAGAATCCATTATATTTTAAGTATTTTTCTTTGGCTTAAATAAGTTGTAATTTCTTTTTCTTCGATGGTTTTTATATATAGCTTGTAAATTCAATACTTTTAGCAAAAGACACTAGATTTAAAATCCAGTGTCTAATTTTAATTTTGATTTTATCTTATTTTATTTTTCTTTATCTCTTTTATAGATTCGTTTCTTTCTTTTATCTTTCTCTGATTTATCTTTAATAACTTTATTCTTTGTTTTTATAGTAAAAACTAAAGATGTTTTTTATATTTAAAGATTAGTCTATATTCTAAATTTATATAATATCTAAACCAAAGAGTTAGATAATGTTTAAATAAAAGAGATGGTTAGCATATACTCTTGCCATCTCTTATACTTTTTTTGTTTATTGTTTATCTCTTTAATTCTTTACCTTTTTTATAGATTCACTTCTTTCTTTTTTATCTTTTCTTTACTTACTTGTTTCTTTTATATCTCTTAACTCTTAACTTCCCCATCCACTAGCATATATTTGCATAATGGCTTGATTGTTTCTTGCTTCATCGTGAGTTATGTTTGATATACCATTATCGCTCGTATAAGCATTTACTTGTTGTATTATCTTATCTATTTGTTCATTTGAGATAAATGAGTTATCATCTAGTTTGATTGTCTCTATTTGAGAATATTTGTTTGTTTGGTTTTTGATTGTTAAAGTAGTGTTGTTATCGCTTCCATATCTTATAACTAAGTCTTGCATAAATACTCCATCTAGTTTAAAGCTAATCTCTTCTTTTTTAACTCCTTTAAGTATTAAGGTATCATCTCCACCTTCTATTAAATTTATTAGCTCTTTATCTTTGATAGTTGTGTTGGTTGCTTCTTTAGTTATGATATATGTATCATTACCATTTTCTCCTTGTAGAGTTGAGTTGTTTGCTTTAGATATTAAGGTGTCATCATCATTTCCTGCATATACTATGTCATTGTTATAAGATATGATTGTATCGTTACCGGAGTATGCGTAGATAGTGTTGTTATCTTTAGCATAGATAAAGTCATCTCCTTTTTTCTGCATATTAGCAAACTGCTTATCTGCTTCACTAGCATCTTTGACATTTTTATCGATAGTGTCTTCTATTGCGTTTTTAAACAAATCAGTTAATTCTTTTGCAAGTCCAACAGGGTCGTTGTAGTTGTTAACTATACCAGCTATGTTTGCACTGTATTTTTGAACTTTATCTTTTATATAGTTAGAACGACTAAAGTTTGACATATGGTACTCCTTTTTAAATTTATTTAGTTTTTAGTTTTTATTTTTATTTTTATCTGTTAAATTTGAGTTAGACTTACTTGAGTGTTTATCAAGGTAAATCACCTTAGATGGGTTATTCTTGTTTATTCGTAAAAATCTAGATACTGCATATTCCTTTGCGCTTTCGTTTGCATAGTCTATATATGCTTTTGTATCTTTAAAAGTTCCGTTTTTATCAGTACAGTGTTTATTATAATACCTTAAGGTTCTTGCTTTATTACTATCATACTCTATTTTAGAGATT
It encodes:
- a CDS encoding calcium-binding protein, which codes for MTEFNKEEFIEKRVNGTTDIIKGFVGGDDLDFAKGVVAKLQAFYEDILSDAKTETEAEMILRKQTMGFLFGAAGVAIDLLTATEVKKFNYDIFDGTSKELGRSLHYDENRREILYLAKVAAGVAVEFMMTKNVITGAISQIVDIKNIFVQNHIIQIDYYDVNSAQNSSITERKYIIANPSSNFHTILGGVWSKIKADIDAGLRRVVLSISNEIGSINKESVEIVYHKEYMENQLLPNTFEFRNFSERKIASLLIQTDYPYSKKTYIAKAKKADAYELMTNYYINRSKHILEDLKDSVRKKFAALCLKELKGYALSNEGYPDDGDYTELSIYSEKHLNYRVKFLDEYLHQEFGASLKNGINYKDIATNKKVVSENNIYVTFVDQEFATVSSKQQIIFGYSNNDRITSSGSGTAYIESGLGCDTITTGDGNDIIYTNAKIDDGNDKEDSNTTNTVNSGKGNDQIYGSKGVDNITVDDGVNAIYSKDSDDSVNTTKGKNTIYLGAGSDSVNTNGGENTIYTGLDNTSQEDKDSKDDINTINLTNGNNTVYGSKAQDIVTSNEAKSDIFTKDGDDKVSISGAELNNVFTGSGNDTITINGGKGHIVYTHKDSIDGLDLDTKDSTNTVEINLGKNTIYGGKGKESLTIKDGDNTAYLYNYLKSA
- a CDS encoding ankyrin repeat domain-containing protein; the protein is MKKVFKFLAILIILLVAKLLYNEYKLNQTSHFTITSDTNVSAIPGLSKYVTQEEVDSFSFRYWDIDVNEVRNNPFMENFRQILKSKDTANILLFIKDNNISVDTPLHYGVTPLMYSSFYNDENTTRELIKLGADIHKKDKYGLSPMAYAISMNCVGVVKDLFEHGVRFEEVDFVQGYLLSPGNSSLKDVKFYDDRTELVYEYNWYQKVAKGKAGFSLFDYLLQHNLIEIARMALESGYRPLPYCNYGDIAECANSYYDFYSSEEIDRMIENESTSIKYMGVELFMDYQFYSFSLYRRMEKVPNHEKMLDLFLEYNIAGQPSKGMLEYEMKICIGDFRYAVMFKYDMIYFNILDKNPKEDEIKKLYSTDVAKMNYEEILKEFGKSGRRLDNKQLEDFNFYTRAIRDFGNFCGEDYMSLNFSSIADIFEWRRSKDRKGIFKGTKEFVNYRHMKENRMQIFNFFEYDDKPTDSNESVYVDRNETKPSSNIIIMR